In Curtobacterium sp. L6-1, a genomic segment contains:
- a CDS encoding glycosyltransferase family 2 protein, translated as MTPGTARRRAVVHRDRPRVAVVSLTQGTRPDDLRRGLESVLAQQDVDLDVVCVGNGWEPTGLPDGIRTLALPENLGIPAGRNAGAAVVDGDYVFFLDDDASVPSPTFLRDAIALFEHDPSLGLVQPRVVDPAGAANPRRWVPRIRKGDPEQSSPVFSVWEGAVVMPTDVWRAVGGWGAEYFYAHEGIELAWRVWDAGRRTWYAGELVANHPAIDPARHREYVRLNARNRVWLARRNLPAVLRPLYVGSWAAIQVLRWWRSPRRLATWFGGVAEGWRTDCGPVHVMGWLTIGRMTLAGRPPVV; from the coding sequence GTGACCCCGGGCACCGCGCGGCGTCGTGCCGTCGTGCACCGCGACCGTCCCCGCGTGGCGGTCGTCAGCCTGACGCAGGGCACCCGCCCCGACGACCTCCGCCGCGGTCTCGAGAGCGTGCTCGCGCAGCAGGACGTCGACCTCGACGTGGTCTGCGTGGGCAACGGGTGGGAGCCGACCGGGCTGCCGGACGGCATCCGTACCCTGGCGCTGCCCGAGAACCTCGGCATCCCCGCCGGGCGGAACGCCGGTGCCGCGGTCGTCGACGGTGACTACGTGTTCTTCCTCGACGACGACGCCTCGGTGCCGTCGCCGACGTTCCTCCGGGACGCGATCGCGCTGTTCGAGCACGACCCGTCGCTCGGGCTCGTCCAGCCGCGGGTCGTCGACCCCGCGGGTGCCGCGAACCCCCGCCGCTGGGTGCCGCGCATCCGCAAGGGCGATCCGGAGCAGAGCTCGCCGGTGTTCTCCGTGTGGGAGGGCGCCGTCGTGATGCCGACGGACGTGTGGCGGGCCGTGGGCGGTTGGGGCGCCGAATACTTCTACGCGCACGAGGGCATCGAGCTCGCGTGGCGGGTGTGGGACGCCGGGCGACGCACCTGGTACGCGGGGGAGCTCGTCGCGAACCACCCCGCGATCGACCCCGCCCGACACCGCGAGTACGTGCGGCTCAACGCCCGGAACCGCGTGTGGTTGGCGCGTCGGAACCTGCCCGCCGTGCTCCGCCCGCTCTACGTCGGCAGCTGGGCCGCGATCCAGGTGCTGCGCTGGTGGCGCTCCCCGCGGCGGCTGGCGACGTGGTTCGGCGGCGTGGCCGAGGGGTGGCGCACGGACTGCGGACCGGTGCACGTGATGGGATGGTTGACGATCGGGCGCATGACGCTCGCCGGTCGGCCGCCCGTCGTCTGA
- a CDS encoding CDP-glycerol glycerophosphotransferase family protein, whose amino-acid sequence MAIVKDVRTAIRLASRLLRSRQVRGRLARRLPSVPTLAPGSVEVAVYFADGPVNMYQIRQWYGPLAELARHRGVAIVSRSPGTMLTLLDESPVPVAYARQVVDLERFVAEQAPKVVLYVNQNARNFQMMRYGRMWHVFVNHGESDKMYMTTNQFKAYDYALIAGDAARDRLAEALWDHDLDRHTIAIGRPQADHFAGEPPYPADDRTVVLYAPTWEGDRGAAAYGSIASHGTTIADRVLASPRHRLVYRPHPRSGVLDAEYKAAHERIVAAIAAANAADPSAHHVYDDGPTLGWQLAGADVAITDISAMIYDRLAVGKPLIVTRPVSADAEVDERGYLGDANWLRAADAGDVLARVDRAAGDAEELARLQHWVQRYFGDTTPGAATARFHAAIDRLVARWHEVAADHAAS is encoded by the coding sequence ATGGCCATCGTCAAGGACGTCCGCACCGCGATCCGGCTCGCCAGCCGACTGCTGCGGTCACGGCAGGTGCGCGGCAGGCTCGCCCGACGCCTGCCCTCGGTGCCGACGCTCGCGCCGGGGTCCGTCGAGGTCGCCGTCTACTTCGCCGACGGACCCGTGAACATGTACCAGATCCGCCAGTGGTACGGCCCGCTCGCCGAGCTCGCACGGCACCGCGGAGTGGCGATCGTCTCGCGGAGCCCCGGCACGATGCTGACGCTGCTCGACGAGTCACCCGTGCCCGTGGCCTACGCCCGCCAGGTGGTGGACCTCGAGCGCTTCGTCGCCGAACAGGCCCCGAAGGTCGTGCTGTACGTCAACCAGAACGCCCGCAACTTCCAGATGATGCGGTACGGGCGGATGTGGCACGTCTTCGTCAACCACGGCGAGAGCGACAAGATGTACATGACGACGAACCAGTTCAAGGCGTACGACTACGCCCTGATCGCCGGTGACGCCGCTCGTGACCGTCTTGCCGAGGCGCTGTGGGACCACGACCTGGACCGGCACACCATCGCGATCGGACGCCCGCAGGCCGACCACTTCGCGGGGGAGCCGCCGTACCCGGCCGACGACCGGACCGTCGTGCTGTACGCCCCGACGTGGGAGGGCGACCGCGGTGCCGCGGCCTACGGGTCGATCGCGAGCCACGGCACGACCATCGCCGACCGGGTGCTGGCGTCGCCGCGGCACCGGCTCGTGTACCGCCCGCACCCCCGGAGCGGAGTGCTCGACGCCGAGTACAAGGCCGCGCACGAGCGGATCGTCGCGGCCATCGCCGCCGCGAACGCGGCCGACCCGTCGGCGCACCACGTGTACGACGACGGGCCGACCCTGGGGTGGCAGCTCGCGGGGGCCGACGTCGCGATCACCGACATCAGCGCGATGATCTACGACCGCCTGGCCGTGGGCAAGCCGTTGATCGTCACCCGGCCGGTGTCCGCCGACGCCGAGGTCGACGAGCGTGGCTACCTGGGCGACGCGAACTGGCTGCGGGCGGCGGACGCCGGCGACGTCCTGGCACGGGTGGACCGCGCCGCGGGCGATGCCGAGGAACTGGCCCGCCTGCAGCACTGGGTGCAGCGCTACTTCGGCGACACCACGCCCGGTGCGGCGACGGCGCGCTTCCACGCCGCCATCGACCGGCTGGTCGCACGCTGGCACGAGGTCGCCGCCGACCACGCCGCATCCTGA
- a CDS encoding carbon-nitrogen hydrolase family protein, protein MTTLTIAAAQFAPVDDPATNLETVRAAAADAVACGARLLVTPEYTSFFTPDIDDRFVAAAQPLDGPFVTGLRRIARSTGIALVVGVAEAGETPERFRNTLVAIDASGAVLTSYRKVHLYDAFGSRESDRIEAGDPDQLPVVVVDGVRVGLETCYDLRFPEVTRRLAAAEDGAADVVLVPAEWVRGPGKEHHWRTLLTARAIENTVWVLGVGQAPPIGIGGSVAVDPSGTAVAALGADPGLLVTTVDTTTTDRVRSVNPSLALRRYGITRRA, encoded by the coding sequence GTGACGACACTGACGATCGCGGCGGCGCAGTTCGCGCCCGTGGACGACCCGGCGACGAACCTCGAGACCGTCCGTGCGGCTGCGGCGGACGCGGTGGCCTGCGGCGCCCGGCTGCTCGTCACGCCGGAGTACACGTCCTTCTTCACCCCGGACATCGACGACCGGTTCGTCGCCGCCGCCCAGCCGCTCGACGGCCCGTTCGTCACCGGGCTGCGACGCATCGCCCGCAGCACCGGCATCGCACTCGTGGTCGGCGTCGCCGAGGCGGGGGAGACGCCTGAGCGGTTCCGGAACACGCTCGTGGCGATCGACGCCTCTGGCGCGGTCCTGACGTCGTACCGGAAGGTGCACCTGTACGACGCGTTCGGGTCCCGCGAGTCGGACCGCATCGAGGCCGGGGATCCCGACCAGCTGCCGGTCGTGGTGGTCGACGGCGTCCGGGTGGGGCTCGAGACCTGTTACGACCTGCGCTTCCCGGAGGTCACCCGGCGTCTCGCCGCTGCGGAAGACGGGGCCGCGGACGTCGTCCTCGTGCCGGCCGAGTGGGTCCGCGGGCCGGGCAAGGAGCACCACTGGCGGACGCTCCTGACCGCTCGGGCGATCGAGAACACCGTGTGGGTCCTCGGCGTCGGCCAGGCGCCACCGATCGGGATCGGCGGTTCCGTCGCCGTCGACCCGTCGGGCACCGCGGTCGCCGCGCTCGGCGCGGACCCCGGTCTGCTCGTGACGACGGTGGACACGACGACGACCGACCGGGTGCGTTCGGTGAACCCCTCGCTCGCGCTGCGCCGGTACGGGATCACCCGGCGCGCCTGA
- a CDS encoding CDP-alcohol phosphatidyltransferase family protein, whose protein sequence is MADDDRGNGGEPDLGQGRGYARPASIAELRAVAQPDEVRARANAEHWTASLYLRDVSPYLTSVLLRTRVSANQVTGLMILVGWSTAAALLIPGIWGALLALVLGQLQMLVDCSDGEVARWRGTRSPAGIFLDKVGHYTTEGLIPIALGVRAATWPIEGVDWMWTTIGCALGLVIVLNKALNDMVHVARAHGGMEKLADRRDGVTAPSGARLASLRRVARFLPFHRLYHSVELTIITFVVALVALVVGHPVADRILVGALLPLAVLATAGHFLAIISSKRVRA, encoded by the coding sequence ATGGCCGACGACGACCGCGGGAACGGCGGCGAGCCGGACCTCGGCCAGGGCCGCGGGTACGCCCGCCCCGCCTCCATCGCCGAACTCCGCGCCGTGGCGCAGCCGGACGAGGTCCGGGCCCGCGCCAACGCCGAGCACTGGACGGCGTCGCTGTACCTGCGCGACGTCTCGCCGTACCTCACCTCCGTGTTGCTCCGGACCCGGGTCAGCGCGAACCAGGTCACCGGCCTGATGATCCTGGTCGGCTGGTCGACCGCGGCCGCGCTGCTCATCCCGGGCATCTGGGGTGCGCTGCTCGCCCTCGTGCTCGGGCAGCTGCAGATGCTCGTCGACTGCTCCGACGGCGAGGTCGCGCGGTGGCGGGGGACCCGGTCGCCGGCCGGCATCTTCCTCGACAAGGTCGGGCACTACACGACCGAGGGGCTCATCCCGATCGCGCTCGGCGTCCGGGCCGCGACCTGGCCGATCGAGGGCGTCGACTGGATGTGGACGACGATCGGTTGCGCGCTCGGGCTGGTCATCGTGCTCAACAAGGCGCTCAACGACATGGTCCACGTCGCCCGCGCCCACGGCGGCATGGAGAAGCTCGCCGACCGCCGCGACGGCGTCACCGCGCCCTCGGGTGCCCGCCTCGCGTCGCTCCGCCGGGTCGCCCGGTTCCTGCCCTTCCACCGGCTGTACCACTCGGTCGAGCTGACGATCATCACCTTCGTGGTGGCCCTGGTCGCCCTCGTCGTCGGACACCCGGTCGCCGACCGCATCCTGGTGGGGGCGCTCCTGCCGCTCGCGGTCCTGGCGACGGCGGGGCACTTCCTCGCGATCATCTCGTCGAAGCGGGTTCGCGCGTGA
- a CDS encoding aminotransferase class I/II-fold pyridoxal phosphate-dependent enzyme: MRQTGPWLRAAEGAMLLGPDGVPAPTVFAEMSALAAATGAINLGQGFPDEDGPAEVLEAAVEAIRAGVNQYPPGRGTPDLRAAIAEHQARWYGLDVDPDREVLVTAGATEALAATLLALVGPGDQVVTFEPFYDAYGALIGLTGAEHVTVPLRAPDFLPDEADLRAAFSDRTRVVLVNTPHNPTGRVLPPEVLATVVELAEQYDAVIVTDEVYEHLAFGGTHVPPVTLPGARDRTVSISSAGKTFNTTGWKIGWLTAPAALVEAITTVKQYLTFVNGAPFQPAIAAGLRLPDPVFAGIAAELGAKQEILADGLAVAGFGVLRPDAGYFVIADAAPLGHDDARALCLELPRSVGVVGIPVSAFVRPDHVDGYRSLIRFAFCKRRSVLEEAVVRLAGLRAA; encoded by the coding sequence ATGCGGCAGACCGGTCCGTGGCTGCGAGCCGCCGAGGGAGCCATGCTGCTCGGGCCCGACGGGGTCCCCGCGCCGACCGTCTTCGCCGAGATGAGCGCCCTGGCGGCGGCCACCGGTGCGATCAACCTCGGGCAGGGGTTCCCGGACGAGGACGGCCCCGCCGAGGTGCTCGAGGCCGCCGTCGAGGCGATCCGCGCCGGCGTGAACCAGTACCCGCCGGGGCGTGGGACGCCGGACCTCCGCGCCGCGATCGCCGAGCACCAGGCCCGGTGGTACGGGCTCGACGTCGACCCCGACCGTGAGGTCCTGGTCACCGCCGGCGCGACCGAGGCGCTGGCCGCCACGCTCCTGGCGCTGGTCGGACCGGGCGACCAGGTCGTCACCTTCGAGCCGTTCTACGACGCGTACGGCGCCCTGATCGGACTGACCGGCGCCGAACACGTCACGGTGCCCCTGCGCGCCCCGGACTTCCTGCCCGACGAGGCGGACCTGCGTGCCGCGTTCTCCGACCGCACCCGGGTCGTGCTCGTGAACACCCCGCACAACCCCACCGGACGGGTCCTGCCGCCGGAGGTCCTGGCGACCGTGGTCGAGCTGGCCGAACAGTACGACGCCGTGATCGTGACCGACGAGGTCTACGAGCACCTGGCGTTCGGCGGCACCCACGTCCCGCCGGTGACCCTGCCGGGTGCTCGTGACCGGACCGTGTCGATCTCGAGCGCCGGCAAGACCTTCAACACGACGGGCTGGAAGATCGGCTGGCTGACGGCTCCGGCGGCGCTCGTCGAGGCGATCACCACCGTGAAGCAGTACCTGACCTTCGTCAACGGCGCGCCCTTCCAGCCGGCGATCGCGGCCGGGCTCCGGCTGCCCGACCCGGTGTTCGCCGGGATCGCCGCGGAGCTCGGGGCGAAGCAGGAGATCCTGGCCGACGGGCTGGCGGTCGCCGGGTTCGGCGTGCTGCGACCCGACGCGGGCTACTTCGTCATCGCGGACGCGGCACCGCTCGGACACGACGACGCTCGGGCGCTCTGCCTCGAGCTCCCGCGGTCGGTGGGCGTGGTGGGCATCCCGGTGTCGGCGTTCGTCCGGCCCGACCACGTCGACGGGTACCGGTCGCTCATCCGGTTCGCGTTCTGCAAGCGACGGTCCGTGCTCGAGGAGGCCGTGGTCCGGCTGGCGGGGCTGCGCGCGGCCTGA
- a CDS encoding S1C family serine protease → MSDTTPNGHGDDDRRDETTGPDESERTRHGHRDDDATDVVGTTPAHEGEQSAAASDHPTDRYTAPYPTLDGGSSSDATPTTEYGQYGQYAQHGQDGQSSSGQDSQYGQDSRYGQTSQYGQTSQYGEQGQYGQGSQYGQYGQYGQTSQYGEQGQYGQGSQYGQQGQSGQGSQYGQYGQYGQGSQYGQQDQYDQQGQYGQTSQYGQDRPRYGEYSGAAAPAPSSAQAPSSATSAFGEAADQQRTNGHYFTGAPAAAPTSTRDRSGRNRFVLPVVAGLVLAGLVGGGAGWAAGNATGGGTVSGGSSSSQSGGNLTVNDYDSATVVTAVAAKATPSVVTINVSANSEAGTGSGVVLNKDGYIVTNTHVVTLDGDSANGTISVTTSNGKVYKGTLVGTDPTVDLAVIKIDAPDLQPIDFADSSKLNVGDTAVAIGAPLGLSNTVTDGIVSTLNRSIQVTSSDPNAGGDTNEGQGNNGNGPFDFWGNGDNGSSSGASTTVSLPVIQTDASINPGNSGGALLDDKGALIGINVAIASAGSSGSSNSQAGSIGVGFSIPSNLVKRVASEIVENGKATHGLLGASVGDATEDANASQVGALIKSVVSGGAAAKAGLQKGDVVTKLGDASIADATDLTAQVRFFAGGATTQVTYVRNGETRTADVELGTYDSSK, encoded by the coding sequence ATGAGCGACACCACGCCCAACGGGCACGGCGACGACGACCGTCGCGACGAGACCACCGGTCCGGACGAGTCGGAGCGCACCCGCCACGGGCACCGCGACGACGACGCCACGGACGTGGTGGGGACGACTCCGGCGCACGAGGGTGAGCAGTCCGCTGCCGCCTCCGACCACCCGACGGACCGCTACACGGCTCCGTACCCGACGCTCGACGGCGGTTCGTCCTCCGACGCGACCCCGACCACGGAGTACGGCCAGTACGGCCAGTACGCGCAGCACGGTCAGGACGGGCAGAGCTCCTCCGGCCAGGACTCCCAGTACGGCCAGGACTCCCGGTACGGTCAGACGTCCCAGTACGGCCAGACGTCCCAGTACGGCGAGCAGGGCCAGTACGGCCAGGGCTCGCAGTACGGGCAGTACGGCCAGTACGGCCAGACGTCCCAGTACGGCGAGCAGGGCCAGTACGGCCAGGGCTCGCAGTACGGGCAGCAGGGCCAGTCCGGCCAGGGCTCGCAGTACGGCCAGTACGGCCAGTACGGCCAGGGTTCCCAGTACGGGCAGCAGGACCAGTACGACCAGCAGGGTCAGTACGGGCAGACCTCCCAGTACGGCCAGGACCGCCCCCGCTACGGCGAGTACTCCGGTGCCGCAGCCCCGGCCCCGTCCTCCGCGCAGGCCCCGTCGTCCGCCACGAGCGCCTTCGGCGAGGCCGCCGACCAGCAGCGGACCAACGGCCACTACTTCACCGGTGCGCCGGCAGCGGCCCCGACCAGCACGCGCGACCGCTCCGGCCGCAACCGCTTCGTCCTGCCCGTCGTCGCCGGCCTCGTGCTCGCGGGCCTCGTCGGCGGTGGCGCCGGGTGGGCCGCGGGCAACGCGACCGGCGGCGGCACGGTCAGCGGTGGTTCGAGCTCCTCGCAGAGCGGCGGCAACCTCACCGTCAACGACTACGACTCGGCCACGGTCGTCACCGCGGTCGCAGCGAAGGCCACCCCGTCCGTCGTGACGATCAACGTCTCGGCGAACAGCGAGGCCGGCACCGGGTCGGGCGTCGTCCTCAACAAGGACGGCTACATCGTCACGAACACCCACGTGGTGACGCTCGACGGCGACAGCGCGAACGGCACCATCTCGGTGACGACCTCGAACGGCAAGGTCTACAAGGGCACGCTCGTCGGCACCGACCCGACGGTCGACCTCGCGGTCATCAAGATCGACGCCCCCGACCTGCAGCCGATCGACTTCGCCGACTCGTCGAAGCTCAACGTCGGCGACACCGCCGTCGCGATCGGTGCCCCGCTCGGCCTGTCCAACACGGTCACCGACGGCATCGTGTCGACCCTCAACCGCAGCATCCAGGTCACCTCGAGCGACCCGAACGCCGGCGGCGACACGAACGAGGGCCAGGGCAACAATGGCAACGGCCCGTTCGACTTCTGGGGCAACGGCGACAACGGCAGCAGCTCCGGCGCGAGCACGACCGTCTCGCTGCCGGTCATCCAGACCGACGCGTCGATCAACCCCGGCAACTCGGGCGGTGCGCTGCTCGACGACAAGGGCGCCCTCATCGGCATCAACGTCGCGATCGCCAGCGCGGGCAGCTCCGGCTCGTCGAACTCCCAGGCCGGGAGCATCGGCGTCGGCTTCTCGATCCCGTCGAACCTCGTCAAGCGCGTGGCGTCCGAGATCGTCGAGAACGGCAAGGCCACGCACGGTCTGCTCGGAGCCTCGGTCGGCGACGCGACTGAGGACGCCAACGCCTCGCAGGTCGGCGCCCTCATCAAGTCGGTGGTCTCGGGCGGCGCAGCGGCGAAGGCCGGACTGCAGAAGGGCGACGTCGTGACGAAGCTCGGCGACGCCTCCATCGCTGACGCGACGGACCTCACGGCGCAGGTCCGCTTCTTCGCCGGCGGCGCGACGACGCAGGTCACCTACGTCCGCAACGGGGAGACCCGGACGGCGGACGTCGAGCTGGGGACCTACGACAGCTCGAAGTGA
- a CDS encoding glycosyltransferase family 2 protein, translating to MQHDGQALPGVSYVMPVLNEVTEVRAAVSSLLEQDYQGPFEVILALGPSIDGTNELVAEMSAADPRIRAVENPVGSTPAGLNVAIRASEHPVVVRVDAHSVLPRDYTRIAVRTLQESGADNVGGIMRAEGRTPFEQAVALAYGSRVGLGGTPHHVGGQAGPAETAYLGVFRRERLFAVGLFDEGIKRGQDWELNRRLRSTGGTVWFTPELVVTYRPRPSLKRLVRQFVATGLWRGELARRFPSNNGLRYFVPPLMVVAVALGLVAGLVGVVGAALGSPLAWAMTGFAVPAVYLLFVVTGALAVSRRSVPATRAWLLVVLPCIHVGWGVGFIIGFLTRTSDLTTHTGR from the coding sequence ATGCAGCACGACGGACAGGCCCTGCCGGGTGTCTCCTACGTCATGCCCGTCCTCAACGAGGTGACCGAGGTCCGTGCCGCGGTGAGCAGCCTGCTCGAGCAGGACTACCAGGGGCCGTTCGAGGTCATCCTGGCCCTCGGACCCTCGATCGACGGCACGAACGAGCTCGTCGCCGAGATGAGCGCCGCCGACCCCCGCATCCGCGCAGTCGAGAACCCGGTGGGGTCGACCCCGGCCGGTCTCAACGTGGCGATTCGCGCCTCCGAGCACCCCGTCGTCGTCCGTGTCGACGCGCACAGCGTGCTGCCCCGCGACTACACGCGGATCGCGGTCCGAACCCTGCAGGAGTCCGGCGCCGACAACGTCGGCGGCATCATGCGCGCCGAGGGGCGCACCCCGTTCGAGCAGGCGGTGGCGCTCGCCTACGGCAGCCGGGTCGGACTCGGCGGGACGCCGCACCACGTCGGCGGGCAGGCCGGGCCGGCCGAGACCGCCTACCTCGGGGTGTTCCGTCGCGAGCGGCTGTTCGCGGTCGGGCTGTTCGACGAGGGCATCAAGCGCGGGCAGGACTGGGAACTCAACCGGCGACTGCGCTCGACGGGCGGGACCGTGTGGTTCACCCCCGAGCTCGTCGTCACGTACCGGCCCCGGCCGAGCCTGAAGCGGCTGGTGCGGCAGTTCGTCGCCACCGGGCTCTGGCGGGGTGAGCTCGCCCGCCGCTTCCCGTCGAACAACGGGCTGCGCTACTTCGTCCCGCCGCTCATGGTCGTCGCGGTCGCACTCGGCCTGGTCGCCGGACTCGTCGGCGTCGTCGGGGCCGCGCTCGGCAGCCCGCTCGCGTGGGCGATGACGGGGTTCGCCGTCCCCGCGGTCTACCTGCTCTTCGTCGTCACCGGCGCCCTCGCGGTGTCCCGACGGTCGGTGCCGGCCACACGGGCGTGGTTGCTCGTCGTGCTGCCGTGCATCCACGTCGGCTGGGGCGTCGGCTTCATCATCGGGTTCCTCACCCGGACCTCCGATCTGACCACGCACACGGGACGGTGA